In the genome of Candidatus Reidiella endopervernicosa, one region contains:
- the dapC gene encoding succinyldiaminopimelate transaminase, which yields MNPDLDLLQPYPFERLKQLKAGIEPPAGLSHIPLSIGEPKHAAPGFVTEELITHLHTLSSYPLTKGMVELRGAISDWLIRRFNLPAESLDIEQQILPVNGTREALFAFAQAIVDRNTDSSEGGPLVVMPNPFYQIYEGAALLAGAEPLFLNATADNRYLPDFDAVPEAVWQRCQLIYICSPGNPTGAVIGEAALKQLIELADRYDFIIASDECYSELYPDESQPPVGLLEVAAKMGRNDYKRCVVFHSLSKRSNLPGLRSGFVAGDAEVLSRFLLYRTYHGCAMPPASQHASIKAWQDEQHVETNRELYRQKFDAVLEILSPVLEVSRPDAGFYLWARTPINECEFAQGLFAAKNITVLPGSYLSRDAHGENPGSGHVRMALVATLESCIEAAHRIRDYIETI from the coding sequence ATGAATCCCGATCTCGATCTCCTGCAGCCCTACCCCTTCGAGCGTCTCAAGCAACTCAAGGCGGGTATCGAACCCCCTGCCGGACTGTCACATATCCCGTTATCGATCGGTGAACCGAAACACGCCGCACCCGGTTTTGTCACCGAAGAGCTGATCACACACCTGCACACCCTCTCCAGCTATCCGCTAACCAAGGGGATGGTTGAGCTGCGTGGTGCAATTAGTGACTGGCTGATACGACGTTTCAATCTCCCTGCCGAGAGCCTCGATATCGAGCAGCAGATCCTGCCGGTCAATGGCACTCGCGAGGCGCTCTTCGCCTTCGCCCAGGCGATAGTAGATCGTAATACCGACTCATCAGAGGGTGGACCTCTGGTAGTCATGCCCAACCCCTTCTATCAGATCTATGAGGGTGCCGCGCTGCTGGCTGGTGCCGAACCGTTGTTCCTCAATGCAACTGCGGATAACCGCTATCTACCCGACTTTGATGCTGTCCCTGAGGCGGTCTGGCAACGTTGCCAGCTGATCTATATCTGTTCACCCGGCAATCCAACCGGTGCGGTGATTGGCGAAGCAGCCCTGAAACAACTGATCGAGTTGGCCGACCGTTACGACTTCATCATCGCCTCCGATGAGTGCTATTCGGAGCTCTACCCCGACGAGTCACAACCGCCGGTCGGTCTACTGGAAGTAGCCGCCAAGATGGGACGCAACGACTACAAGCGCTGCGTGGTCTTCCACAGCCTCTCTAAACGCTCCAATCTGCCGGGCCTGCGTTCCGGTTTTGTGGCAGGTGACGCCGAGGTGCTTAGCCGCTTTCTGCTCTATCGCACCTACCACGGCTGCGCTATGCCGCCCGCCTCTCAGCACGCCAGTATCAAGGCGTGGCAGGATGAGCAGCATGTAGAGACCAATCGTGAGCTCTACCGGCAGAAGTTCGATGCTGTATTAGAGATACTCTCTCCGGTGCTCGAGGTTTCACGTCCCGATGCCGGTTTCTACCTCTGGGCCAGAACACCGATTAATGAGTGTGAATTCGCGCAAGGACTCTTTGCAGCGAAGAATATTACCGTGCTACCCGGCAGCTATCTCTCACGTGATGCACATGGCGAGAATCCCGGCAGCGGTCATGTACGCATGGCACTGGTGGCGACACTGGAGTCGTGCATCGAGGCTGCCCACCGAATTCGTGACTATATCGAGACTATTTAA
- a CDS encoding DUF1249 domain-containing protein yields the protein MLIKEYQSRDRCQPQRSLNQLMAIYEANYRRLKHLIPALTQIADRAISTSSDDLDLHLQIEDRSTYTTILTLTYLFDDGSVADPAARIRIYHDARVAEVEACRFRQPLPFTRIARPGVKLPVLEWKWEINVFLEKWLLYCIEQGHLFDLESVIGQPAAG from the coding sequence ATGCTGATAAAAGAGTACCAGAGCCGGGATCGTTGCCAGCCACAACGATCATTGAACCAACTGATGGCGATCTATGAGGCCAACTATCGGCGCCTAAAACACCTGATTCCAGCGCTGACCCAGATTGCCGATCGGGCTATCTCTACCAGCAGCGACGATCTCGATCTCCACCTACAGATCGAAGATCGCTCGACCTATACCACGATTCTGACCCTGACCTATCTCTTTGATGATGGCTCTGTTGCCGATCCGGCGGCGCGTATTCGCATCTATCACGATGCACGGGTGGCCGAGGTGGAGGCGTGCCGTTTCCGACAACCGCTGCCCTTTACCCGTATAGCCCGTCCCGGTGTGAAGCTGCCGGTTCTGGAGTGGAAGTGGGAGATCAACGTCTTTCTGGAGAAGTGGTTGCTCTACTGTATCGAGCAGGGACATCTTTTCGATCTTGAGAGTGTGATTGGTCAGCCAGCGGCTGGATAG
- a CDS encoding VOC family protein, whose translation MVSLHHVSLIVEDTERALAFYTGLLEIESCYRPELSFPGAWLQLGEQQIHLLELPSPDSGVARPDHVGRDRHLAMAVTDLDAVKRRLEQAGISYTSSQSGRLAIFCRDPDGNGVELIG comes from the coding sequence ATGGTTTCGTTACATCACGTCAGTCTTATTGTTGAAGATACAGAGCGGGCACTTGCCTTCTACACGGGCTTGCTGGAAATTGAGTCCTGTTATCGTCCCGAGCTTAGCTTTCCTGGTGCATGGTTACAGCTGGGAGAGCAACAGATTCATCTGTTAGAGCTGCCCAGCCCAGATTCAGGTGTTGCGCGGCCTGACCACGTGGGAAGAGATCGCCACTTGGCAATGGCTGTCACCGATTTGGACGCTGTCAAACGACGTCTCGAACAGGCTGGCATCAGCTATACGAGCAGCCAGTCAGGTCGTTTAGCAATATTCTGCAGAGATCCTGATGGTAATGGTGTTGAGTTGATAGGCTAA
- a CDS encoding PqqD family protein: MMGQCYTVDATQVAHQLIDGEVIVVDFLNGAYFSLRETAALIWQALLNGKSVTHIISEYIDQYPEQREQIESTIPAFVESLVEDGLLHSAESENQGGSESFSAASSDGAFVPPVREKFEDMSELLMLDPIHDVDEMGWPRSDNKLN, translated from the coding sequence ATGATGGGACAGTGTTATACCGTTGACGCCACACAGGTAGCACATCAGCTAATTGATGGTGAAGTGATCGTAGTGGACTTTCTTAATGGTGCCTATTTCAGTTTGCGTGAGACAGCGGCCCTGATCTGGCAGGCACTCTTGAACGGTAAATCGGTTACCCACATCATCTCTGAATACATTGATCAATACCCTGAGCAGAGAGAACAGATAGAGAGCACAATTCCAGCGTTCGTAGAGTCTCTCGTTGAAGATGGCCTTCTCCATTCAGCAGAGAGCGAGAATCAGGGAGGTTCTGAGAGTTTTTCGGCGGCTAGCTCTGATGGAGCCTTTGTCCCACCGGTAAGAGAGAAGTTTGAGGATATGTCAGAACTGCTGATGCTCGATCCAATACATGATGTCGATGAGATGGGATGGCCTCGTAGCGATAATAAATTGAATTGA
- the dapD gene encoding 2,3,4,5-tetrahydropyridine-2,6-dicarboxylate N-succinyltransferase, with the protein MSDIKSIIEEAFERRADITPRNVEPHVKEAVDEALRQLDCGEARVAEQKGVGDWSVNEWLKKAVLLSFRIEDNNLMKGGFTNYYDKVPSKYADMSSRELRDAGVRVVPPASARRGAYIAPGTVLMPSYTNIGAYVDSGTMVDTWATVGSCAQIGKNVHLSGGVGIGGVLEPLQAAPTIIEDNCFIGARSEVVEGVIVEEGAVISMGVYIGQSTKIYNRETGEIIYGRVPAGSVVVSGNLPSKDGSYSLYCAVIVKQVDAKTRGKVGINELLRDI; encoded by the coding sequence ATGAGCGACATCAAGAGCATCATCGAAGAGGCGTTTGAGCGCCGTGCCGACATCACCCCACGCAATGTAGAGCCACACGTCAAAGAGGCCGTCGATGAAGCACTGCGCCAGCTCGACTGCGGTGAGGCACGTGTTGCCGAGCAGAAAGGTGTGGGCGACTGGAGTGTTAACGAGTGGTTAAAGAAGGCAGTACTGCTCTCCTTCCGCATCGAAGACAACAACCTGATGAAGGGTGGTTTCACCAACTACTACGACAAGGTCCCCTCCAAGTACGCCGACATGAGCTCACGCGAACTGCGTGATGCCGGTGTACGAGTGGTGCCACCCGCCTCTGCACGCCGTGGTGCCTACATCGCTCCTGGTACCGTTCTGATGCCCTCATACACCAACATCGGCGCCTACGTCGATTCCGGCACCATGGTCGACACCTGGGCCACCGTCGGCTCCTGTGCGCAGATCGGTAAAAACGTCCATCTCTCCGGTGGCGTTGGCATCGGTGGTGTACTTGAACCTCTGCAGGCCGCTCCCACCATCATTGAAGACAACTGCTTCATCGGCGCACGTTCCGAGGTTGTTGAGGGTGTCATCGTTGAAGAGGGTGCGGTTATCTCGATGGGTGTCTACATTGGGCAGTCGACCAAGATCTACAACCGCGAGACCGGCGAGATCATCTACGGCCGTGTACCGGCCGGTTCAGTGGTGGTCTCGGGCAACCTGCCGAGCAAGGATGGCAGCTACAGCCTCTACTGCGCGGTGATCGTCAAGCAGGTCGATGCCAAGACCCGAGGTAAGGTCGGCATCAATGAGCTGCTGCGTGATATCTAG
- a CDS encoding bifunctional diguanylate cyclase/phosphodiesterase, translating into MNDYTGYLKKRILIPLSIIIFIVMMIFIAATFWHIFEGIDKETTLQMQVVETIYQGDLEADASLMRSSLNLIARDERIIEAFLQRDRVQLLNLSNTLYKQLNQQSQITHFYFTTPDRINLLRVHQPTRHSDRIERFTTLEAERSGKVSYGLELGILGTFTLRVVHPWYHQGELIGYVELGKEIDHILGKLHDALDVSLYVLIEKDHLDRQRWKEGMQMHGREASWNDYPEHIMVSSAKLYQSLPKQLEERLQNPGELRFREPVNVSIPEKRFKASFLPLEDVTQQQVGILLVLNPTEHWFESGWRILSFSAVLVLSVGGIVFILFYLLAENTENTLTATEQKLEDEYERRTDLQQEHILSLQESNQQLESTQNQLQQSNEMLAEAQHIAHIGSWNWSIHDNQVIWSDELYEIFGLEKSINTLSYEYVLQLIPNSERRYVDEVIQQALRSGEPFQIEHTIIHADGSTRFVRDQAQLSFDSDHRPISMLGTLQDITEQKQSEDITIQLAHIFDNASNQIYLLDIETLKILRTNKTATQHLGYSEAEFKQLTYSDFLESKDVGDLKQSFSALDNDTLKELRFEADHRSKDGTCRAMDIRVQRSRLAIKDIYLVIALDISERHQYQRDLQYQSLHDTLTRLPNRALLLEQLKNEISRSRRLNSCLLLLHLNINSFGEINDTLGHDQGDQLLAMLAERLKNTIREGDTIARTGGDEFALLFPEALFDDRQTVIDQLNHALLSPFEIGDFSLNVEITIGLVSYPEHGDSAEELLRHAGVALKQAKSFRSGYESYHPEFDQHSVRRLMLNSDMREAIDRKEFSLYFQPKMPSNPAHPINAEALIRWQHPEHGFISPAEFIPLAERNGYIQKITRWVLDEAASHLQRWNKNNCYLTISVNLSARNLQEAGLVQHIRDLSERWKISPEQLTFEVTETAMLNDPDYIATILDEISSMGHGISIDDFGTGYSSLSYLQRLPANELKIDTSFIQRMIEDEDSAIIVRSTRELAHNLGLAVTAEGVETEEMVEALTSLHCDRLQGYYFSRPLPADNFITWMEQHRVNV; encoded by the coding sequence ATGAACGACTATACCGGCTACCTGAAAAAGAGGATCCTGATTCCTCTATCGATCATCATTTTCATCGTGATGATGATTTTCATTGCTGCAACGTTCTGGCACATATTTGAGGGTATTGATAAGGAAACCACTCTGCAGATGCAGGTGGTAGAGACTATCTATCAAGGTGATCTTGAGGCCGATGCCTCACTGATGAGATCGAGCCTGAATTTAATTGCTAGAGATGAGAGGATCATTGAGGCTTTTTTACAGCGTGACCGAGTTCAACTTCTTAATCTCAGCAACACCCTCTACAAACAGTTAAACCAGCAGAGCCAGATCACTCACTTCTACTTCACCACTCCCGACCGGATCAATCTGCTACGCGTACATCAACCGACCCGTCATAGCGATCGCATTGAGCGCTTTACCACCCTGGAGGCAGAACGAAGCGGCAAGGTCAGTTACGGACTTGAGTTAGGAATACTCGGTACCTTCACACTCAGAGTCGTCCACCCCTGGTATCACCAGGGTGAGTTGATCGGTTATGTCGAGCTAGGCAAAGAGATCGATCACATTTTGGGCAAGCTACACGATGCCCTGGATGTATCGCTTTACGTTCTCATTGAGAAAGATCATCTCGACAGGCAGCGATGGAAAGAGGGAATGCAGATGCATGGACGTGAAGCATCCTGGAATGACTACCCCGAACACATCATGGTCTCATCAGCGAAGCTCTATCAATCGCTCCCTAAGCAGCTAGAGGAAAGGCTTCAGAATCCTGGAGAACTACGTTTTAGAGAACCTGTAAACGTCAGCATTCCTGAGAAGAGATTCAAAGCATCATTCCTGCCGCTTGAAGATGTCACTCAACAGCAGGTAGGTATTCTGCTTGTACTCAATCCTACAGAACACTGGTTTGAAAGCGGGTGGCGCATTCTCAGCTTCTCTGCAGTTCTAGTACTTAGTGTTGGCGGCATCGTCTTCATTCTCTTCTATCTGCTAGCTGAGAACACAGAAAACACCCTAACTGCTACTGAACAAAAACTTGAGGATGAGTATGAACGACGCACTGACCTGCAACAGGAACATATCCTCTCGCTGCAGGAGAGTAACCAACAGCTTGAATCGACTCAGAATCAGCTACAGCAGAGCAACGAGATGCTGGCTGAGGCACAACATATTGCACATATCGGTAGCTGGAATTGGTCCATTCACGACAACCAAGTCATCTGGTCTGATGAACTCTATGAGATCTTTGGCCTCGAAAAAAGTATCAACACTCTGAGTTATGAGTATGTGCTGCAGTTAATCCCAAACAGTGAGCGCCGCTATGTTGACGAGGTTATTCAACAGGCCCTGAGAAGTGGCGAACCCTTTCAGATCGAACACACCATCATCCATGCTGATGGTTCAACGCGCTTTGTAAGAGACCAGGCACAGCTAAGTTTTGATTCAGATCACCGCCCTATCAGCATGCTTGGAACGCTGCAAGATATTACCGAACAGAAACAGTCTGAAGATATCACCATCCAGCTGGCGCACATTTTTGATAATGCGAGCAACCAGATTTACCTGCTCGACATCGAAACACTAAAAATCCTGCGTACCAATAAAACAGCCACCCAACATCTAGGCTATTCAGAAGCGGAATTCAAACAACTCACCTACTCCGACTTCCTTGAGAGCAAGGATGTCGGTGACCTGAAACAGAGTTTCTCAGCCCTAGATAATGACACGCTAAAAGAGCTTCGATTCGAAGCTGATCATCGCAGTAAAGACGGCACGTGCAGAGCAATGGATATAAGAGTACAGCGCTCGCGACTCGCCATTAAGGATATTTATCTCGTTATTGCCCTTGATATCAGTGAGCGTCATCAGTACCAGAGAGATCTTCAATACCAGAGTCTGCACGACACTTTGACCAGACTACCCAATCGCGCCCTTTTGCTAGAGCAGTTAAAAAACGAAATTTCGAGATCACGGCGCCTGAATAGCTGCCTGCTACTCCTCCATCTCAACATTAATAGCTTTGGCGAGATAAACGACACACTCGGACACGATCAGGGAGACCAGCTACTTGCAATGCTTGCGGAACGTTTGAAAAACACCATCCGAGAGGGAGACACCATCGCAAGGACCGGTGGCGATGAGTTCGCACTGCTTTTTCCAGAGGCCTTGTTCGACGATAGACAGACTGTTATTGACCAACTCAACCATGCGCTACTCTCACCTTTTGAAATTGGCGATTTCAGTCTGAACGTTGAGATCACCATCGGCCTTGTCTCATACCCTGAGCACGGTGACAGCGCCGAGGAGCTTCTACGCCACGCAGGTGTTGCACTCAAGCAAGCCAAATCATTTCGTAGTGGTTACGAGAGTTATCACCCTGAGTTTGATCAACATAGCGTTCGTCGACTGATGCTCAATAGCGACATGCGTGAGGCTATCGATCGAAAAGAGTTCTCGCTCTATTTTCAGCCCAAGATGCCTAGCAATCCAGCACACCCCATCAATGCCGAAGCACTGATCCGTTGGCAACACCCCGAACATGGCTTTATCTCACCCGCAGAGTTCATACCACTGGCTGAGCGCAATGGCTACATACAGAAGATCACTCGCTGGGTACTCGATGAGGCCGCCAGCCATCTGCAACGGTGGAATAAAAACAACTGTTATCTAACCATTTCAGTCAATCTCTCAGCACGCAACCTCCAGGAAGCGGGACTGGTTCAACACATCAGGGATCTTTCAGAGCGCTGGAAGATCAGCCCCGAACAGTTGACCTTTGAAGTGACCGAGACGGCCATGCTGAACGATCCAGACTACATTGCCACGATACTCGATGAGATCAGCAGCATGGGCCATGGCATCTCTATCGATGACTTTGGTACCGGATATTCTTCACTCTCCTACCTGCAGCGACTTCCTGCCAATGAACTGAAGATCGATACCAGCTTCATACAGCGCATGATCGAAGATGAGGATAGCGCCATAATTGTTCGCTCCACGAGAGAGCTCGCTCACAATCTC
- a CDS encoding glycosyltransferase family 2 protein, translating to MSSVSVVIPAYNAATFIAEAIESVLAQSYPATEIIVVDDGSEDETAAVASRFGNDIKLFRQENRGIGAARNLGLDHVCGELVTLLDADDRWHEDKLALQVDCLNQNLGIDMVFGHVVEFLCPHAGSEASQLEVRTDAMPGYYASTLLIRARVIERIGKFSEDVSLGEFIDWYGRAKDAGLKIHLLDHVVAERRVHGSNTSVLQRAQRDDLTHLLKTMLDRRRKSDLKES from the coding sequence GTGAGTAGTGTCAGTGTGGTTATCCCCGCCTACAATGCCGCTACGTTCATTGCTGAGGCGATTGAGAGTGTCTTGGCGCAGAGCTATCCAGCGACTGAAATTATCGTGGTTGATGATGGCTCTGAGGATGAGACGGCGGCAGTTGCCAGTCGCTTTGGCAATGACATAAAGCTATTTCGTCAGGAGAATAGAGGTATTGGCGCTGCACGCAATCTAGGGCTTGATCACGTCTGTGGTGAGCTGGTGACACTTCTCGATGCCGATGATCGTTGGCATGAAGATAAGTTGGCACTGCAGGTCGATTGTTTAAATCAGAATCTCGGTATTGATATGGTGTTTGGTCATGTGGTGGAGTTCCTGTGTCCACATGCAGGAAGTGAGGCCTCACAGCTTGAAGTGCGGACCGATGCGATGCCGGGTTATTACGCCAGTACTCTCTTAATCCGAGCGAGGGTGATTGAGCGTATCGGTAAATTCTCTGAAGATGTTTCTCTTGGTGAGTTTATAGACTGGTATGGGCGTGCCAAAGATGCCGGGCTGAAAATTCACCTTCTTGATCATGTGGTTGCAGAACGACGAGTGCATGGGAGTAATACCAGTGTGCTGCAACGCGCGCAGAGAGATGACTTAACCCATCTGCTCAAGACAATGCTTGATCGTAGGCGCAAATCAGATCTGAAAGAGTCGTGA
- a CDS encoding DMT family transporter, translated as MMPSKQTTNFLPVLSLLIAATLWGVIWYPMRLLEQGGLHGAWQAVVLYATAALIFVRCWPRVFEAYPKALLNLTVMALASGWCNLSFMLAVLDGEIVRVLLLFYLSPIWAVVLGWLLLGERPSRGGLSVLAIALSGAVIMLWEPRVGYPWPETGADWLALSSGFAFAIMNVETRYLQSIDIDVKTVVAWLGCVVVAGVVVVVMGISLPVVSGSVWVGALLLGALAITVMTLAVQYGVTHMPVQRSAVILLFEIVAGALSSQLLTDEVIGWQEWVGGVLIILAAYLTAKREIKS; from the coding sequence ATGATGCCATCCAAACAAACGACCAACTTTCTCCCCGTTCTCAGCCTGTTGATCGCCGCAACGCTCTGGGGCGTTATCTGGTATCCGATGAGATTGTTGGAGCAGGGTGGGCTCCACGGCGCCTGGCAGGCAGTTGTGCTCTACGCTACAGCGGCGCTCATCTTCGTCCGCTGCTGGCCACGGGTTTTCGAGGCCTACCCCAAAGCCCTGCTTAATCTTACGGTTATGGCGCTGGCCTCGGGCTGGTGCAACCTCTCCTTTATGCTCGCCGTGCTTGACGGTGAAATTGTGCGAGTACTGCTGCTCTTCTACCTCTCTCCGATCTGGGCGGTGGTGCTCGGCTGGCTGTTGCTTGGTGAGCGCCCTTCACGTGGGGGGCTGTCAGTGCTGGCGATCGCTCTCTCTGGAGCGGTGATTATGCTATGGGAGCCGAGGGTCGGTTATCCCTGGCCTGAGACGGGTGCTGACTGGCTGGCGCTCTCGTCGGGATTTGCCTTTGCGATTATGAATGTTGAGACACGTTATCTGCAGTCGATCGATATTGATGTGAAGACGGTGGTCGCCTGGTTGGGGTGCGTCGTTGTGGCGGGAGTGGTGGTTGTCGTGATGGGCATATCACTACCCGTTGTCAGTGGATCGGTCTGGGTGGGGGCACTGCTGCTGGGTGCCCTGGCGATAACGGTGATGACTCTGGCTGTCCAATACGGGGTTACCCATATGCCGGTACAACGCTCGGCGGTGATCCTGCTGTTTGAGATTGTGGCGGGTGCGCTCTCTTCACAGCTATTAACCGATGAGGTTATTGGTTGGCAGGAGTGGGTGGGTGGTGTGCTGATTATTCTGGCGGCTTATCTAACCGCAAAACGTGAAATAAAATCGTAA
- a CDS encoding alpha-D-glucose phosphate-specific phosphoglucomutase, with protein sequence MKIKTCTTTPYDDQKPGTSGLRKKVKQFQQPNYLENFVQSVIDTVGNLAGKTIVVGGDGRYYNREAIQTILKMAAANCVGKVLVGRGGLLSTPAASAVIRKYGAEGGFILSASHNPGGPDEDFGIKYNGNNGGPAPEQLTEAVFQRSLEITQYNIAEGAETDLDQVGVSSAGDMVVEIIDPVSDYAELMEELFDFDKISALFASGFRMRFDAMNAITGPYAKEILEQRLGAAAGSIINGEPLEDFGGGHPDPNLTYAKELVDEMFGSNPPDFGAASDGDGDRNMVLGANFFITPSDSLALIAANAHHVKGYRQGLAGVARSMPTSGAVDRVAELLGIECFETPTGWKFFGNLLDAGRITLCGEESFGTGSDHVREKDGLWAVLFWLNVLAVRQEPVADIVTEHWAKYGRNYYTRHDFEAVDSEAARGLMAHIESQLTHLVGTRIDGRTISYADNFAYLDPVDKSESQNQGLRIGFEDGSRIIFRLSGTGTVGATIRIYIEQLELEPSRQQQDTQQTLIALIEFASSLSELESRTGRSTPTVIT encoded by the coding sequence ATGAAGATAAAAACCTGTACAACCACCCCCTACGACGACCAGAAGCCCGGCACCTCAGGACTTCGTAAAAAGGTCAAACAGTTTCAGCAGCCCAACTATCTGGAGAACTTCGTTCAGTCGGTGATCGACACCGTTGGCAACCTGGCCGGCAAGACGATCGTGGTCGGTGGCGATGGGCGCTACTACAATCGCGAGGCGATCCAGACCATCCTCAAGATGGCCGCCGCCAACTGCGTCGGCAAGGTTCTGGTTGGTCGAGGTGGCCTCCTCTCAACCCCAGCAGCCTCTGCGGTGATTCGCAAATATGGCGCTGAGGGCGGTTTTATTCTCTCAGCCAGCCATAACCCCGGTGGTCCCGATGAGGACTTCGGTATCAAGTACAACGGTAACAATGGTGGCCCAGCCCCCGAACAACTCACTGAGGCAGTCTTTCAACGCTCGCTTGAGATCACGCAATACAACATTGCTGAAGGGGCAGAGACCGATCTCGACCAGGTCGGTGTCAGCTCAGCCGGTGATATGGTCGTTGAGATCATCGATCCGGTCTCCGATTACGCCGAGCTGATGGAAGAGCTGTTCGACTTCGACAAGATAAGCGCCCTCTTCGCCTCCGGTTTTCGAATGCGATTTGACGCTATGAACGCCATCACCGGTCCCTACGCCAAAGAGATCTTGGAGCAGCGCCTCGGCGCTGCCGCCGGTAGCATCATCAACGGCGAACCACTGGAGGATTTTGGTGGTGGACACCCCGATCCCAACCTCACCTACGCCAAAGAGCTGGTCGATGAGATGTTCGGTAGTAACCCACCAGACTTTGGTGCCGCCTCCGATGGTGATGGAGACCGCAACATGGTGCTCGGTGCAAACTTCTTCATCACCCCCTCCGACAGTCTGGCGTTGATAGCTGCCAATGCCCACCATGTAAAGGGGTACCGACAGGGGCTTGCCGGTGTCGCCCGGTCGATGCCAACCAGTGGTGCGGTCGATCGTGTTGCGGAGCTGCTCGGTATTGAGTGCTTTGAGACACCCACCGGCTGGAAGTTCTTCGGTAATCTGCTCGATGCAGGACGTATCACCCTCTGCGGTGAGGAGAGCTTTGGCACCGGTTCTGACCATGTGCGTGAGAAGGATGGACTCTGGGCGGTACTCTTCTGGCTCAACGTGCTTGCCGTGCGCCAGGAACCGGTCGCCGATATCGTCACTGAGCATTGGGCCAAATATGGTCGCAACTACTACACCCGTCACGACTTCGAGGCGGTCGATAGCGAGGCGGCCCGTGGGCTGATGGCACATATCGAATCACAACTCACGCATCTTGTGGGTACCAGGATAGACGGTCGCACAATCAGCTACGCCGATAACTTCGCCTATCTCGACCCCGTCGATAAGAGCGAGAGTCAAAATCAGGGACTAAGAATCGGCTTCGAGGATGGCTCTCGTATCATCTTCCGCCTCTCCGGTACCGGAACGGTTGGGGCGACGATACGGATCTACATAGAGCAGCTTGAGCTCGAACCGAGCAGACAACAACAAGATACGCAGCAGACGCTGATAGCACTCATTGAGTTTGCCTCCTCTCTATCTGAACTTGAGTCAAGAACGGGACGCAGCACCCCGACGGTGATCACCTGA
- a CDS encoding nucleotidyltransferase domain-containing protein gives MLEASLNRDDAAISAWKSWYDIIDLDHLDHSSNRLIPLLYHRLENLGIADVDLGRMKGTFRRTWYHNQLIFARLATVLEALKQRNIPTLLLKGVPLTLLYYRDPGLRPMLDLDLMVPRKYTYEAIEVLTQLGWQAIDQRDAENSCLNHAVALRSQDGVEIDLHFSVVPECLSDRCNELFWQASQSVKHATFAAQTLDGAGHLVHTIVHGLRPNRDGSIRWIADAVLLMRSEKNIDWQRVVLIASRIRMGKILLAGLRYLIKHHEVVVPDNVIEQLSLQHISRLERFERCMRLDWPLLFPLAKFWGPYARLHEHRGAIALIVGFPRHLSGVLHANNPFDVLVKIGSRTFRYISRQLGH, from the coding sequence ATGCTGGAAGCATCACTGAATCGTGATGACGCAGCTATTTCCGCATGGAAGTCGTGGTACGACATTATCGATCTTGATCATCTGGATCATAGTAGTAACAGGTTGATTCCTCTGCTCTACCATCGACTGGAGAATCTCGGTATAGCGGATGTTGATCTTGGGCGAATGAAAGGTACATTCAGGCGTACCTGGTATCACAATCAGCTGATATTTGCCCGTCTGGCAACAGTTCTAGAGGCGTTGAAGCAACGCAATATTCCCACGCTACTGCTAAAGGGTGTGCCTCTGACGTTACTTTACTACCGTGATCCCGGGCTTCGTCCAATGCTGGATCTAGATCTTATGGTGCCTCGAAAATACACGTATGAAGCTATTGAGGTGCTGACCCAGCTGGGTTGGCAGGCGATTGATCAAAGAGATGCTGAAAATAGCTGTTTAAATCATGCGGTAGCGTTGAGGAGTCAAGATGGTGTTGAGATCGATCTACACTTCTCTGTCGTTCCTGAGTGCCTGAGTGATCGCTGTAATGAACTCTTTTGGCAAGCAAGTCAGTCGGTAAAACACGCCACATTTGCTGCACAGACACTTGATGGGGCGGGACATCTCGTTCACACGATTGTTCACGGCCTGCGACCTAATCGCGATGGCTCTATCCGATGGATAGCCGATGCGGTGTTGTTGATGAGGAGTGAAAAGAACATAGACTGGCAGCGAGTGGTCCTGATTGCGAGTCGAATACGGATGGGAAAAATACTCCTGGCAGGTTTACGTTATCTGATCAAACATCATGAGGTGGTGGTGCCTGATAATGTGATCGAGCAGCTCTCACTTCAACACATCAGTAGGTTGGAGCGTTTTGAACGGTGCATGCGTCTCGATTGGCCGTTGCTATTCCCATTAGCCAAATTCTGGGGGCCCTATGCAAGACTGCATGAGCATCGAGGTGCTATCGCACTGATTGTGGGTTTTCCCAGACACCTGAGTGGTGTGCTACATGCAAATAATCCATTCGATGTGCTGGTTAAGATTGGTTCGAGAACATTTCGTTATATTTCCCGACAGCTTGGGCATTGA